A part of Cotesia glomerata isolate CgM1 linkage group LG4, MPM_Cglom_v2.3, whole genome shotgun sequence genomic DNA contains:
- the LOC123263677 gene encoding trypsin-2-like, with the protein MFKYRQVLLIATILAVGMVNAIHWFPMMNPLTPNGRIVGGEPTDIREVPHQVSLQAYDFAFCGGTIVAEDWVLTAAHCAVYSASIMTVRAGTTTKGSGGTIHTVTKIITHENYTTNRYGIPINDVALIKLATPFEVDEFRQPIDLFELKEEAVEGIQSTITGWGATVEGGSTPDVLNTVEVPIISKSECHDAYISFGGLPEGQICAAYPEGGKDACQGDSGGPLTIDGRLAGIVSWGNGCARPGYPGVYTEVASFRDWIDIKISTM; encoded by the exons ATGTTCAAGTACCGACAAGTATTACTCATCGCAACCATCCTAGCCGTTGGAATGG TTAACGCAATTCACTGGTTTCCGATGATGAACCCTTTAACTCCTAACGGTCGGATTGTCGGTGGAGAGCCAACAGATATAAGAGAAGTACCTCATCAAGTATCTCTCCAAGCTTACGACTTTGCTTTCTGCGGTGGTACGATAGTCGCCGAAGATTGGGTGCTTACTGCAGCTCATTGTGCAGTTTACTCAGCAAGCATAATGACGGTTCGTGCAGGAACAACAACAAAAGGCAGCGGAGGAACTATCCATACAGTAACCAAG ATCATCACCCACGAAAATTACACAACAAACCGCTACGGGATCCCAATAAATGACGTCGCACTGATCAAACTAGCTACGCCCTTCGAAGTCGACGAGTTCCGGCAACCAATCGACCTCTTTGAATTAAAAGAAGAAGCTGTTGAGGGTATTCAATCAACGATCACTGGATGGGGTGCTACTGTTGAAGGTGGTTCTACACCCGACGTTTTGAACACCGTTGAAGTTCCAATAATAAGCAAATCGGAATGCCATGATGCCTACATTTCTTTCGGAGGACTTCCAGAAGGCCAAATCTGTGCAGCTTATCCAGAAGGTGGCAAAGACGCTTGCCAGGGTGACTCCGGTGGTCCACTGACTATTGACGGTCGGCTAGCTGGAATCGTTTCTTGGGGAAATGGATGTGCTCGTCCAGGATACCCTGGAGTTTACACTGAAGTCGCCAGTTTTCGCGATTGGATCGATATTAAAATATCTACCATGTAA